The Prunus persica cultivar Lovell chromosome G8, Prunus_persica_NCBIv2, whole genome shotgun sequence genome includes a region encoding these proteins:
- the LOC109950879 gene encoding uncharacterized protein LOC109950879, with the protein MQANSQENREDQAPQPCTFQEPMIAPKHLQDGSTAVAEQLETIDLSDGSLAPRPISISIHLTNEEKKALVSLLKEFRDVFAWSYEEMPGLNPSLVSHTLNIELGTRPVVQPRRNFHPEIEKQIKVEIEKLLAAGFIKPIKHPTWLANIVPVKKKTGVIRICTDYRDLNRACPKDEFPLPNMDILIDSTSGQGMLSFMDGFSGYNQIKMSPKDAEKTAFRTPYGNFYYTVMPFGLKNAGATYQRAMTAVFHDMMGKEVEDYVDDLVVKSKTREGHQEVLRRVLERCRLYGLKMNPKKCAFGVSSGKFLGFQVHQRGIDVDPEKTRAINSLVPPRNSKELKSFMGRLSYIRRFIPGLAATMSVFTPLLKKGKPYKWSRKCQEAYEQVQQIITKLPTMRAPIPGLPLKLYLAATNTAVGALLAQDGHSGEESPIYYVSRQLRGAEAKYPKTELLCLALVYAAQRLRHYFLAHKLQLMVKSDPVRYLLTRPVLSGRLARWLLQLSEFDITCTTPKAIKGQAVIDMLALFPEVEESTASQEVPGELPEMIAVVTEAEPWTLYFDGSSTMKGGGAGVVLINPEGQATALSFKLNFPCTNNMAEYEAFIMGMSTAREMGVEKIKVIGDSNLVLSQLQGNFAVKESTLAPYRTVAERLVQSFKQVVLEHIPGVTNRYADALATLGSKLSFVEGQPSITVIKKDMPVIEVMVEVEQLEENDWRRSVKEKIGKGSDIKELKDYVIIFEELYRRLPGGILTRCIGTTEARVKLQEVHEATCNLEPIISLYRRLQRKGYYWPEMRKQAAETQANCPKCATMPSTEESFTISFTEDWRAPYLASFINGVLPTNPKHARKLKRTMRRYFIDGSTLYRKGFNGEPLKCLGESEAQQVMQEIHAGECGEHQGMKKLYRQLLSIGYYWPTMKNDAYNFVKKCHTCQVHANLSHKPPTLLQDMRTPWPFHTWGLDLIGTIHPPSDGYIWILTATEYFTKWVEAVPLRKATGAAIANFIREYIVCRFGIPYKIVTDNGTPFVNKQVSSTLSGYGVKHRRSTPYYPQGNGQAEATNKTLLRILSKMVHEYEGGWSVHLPDALWAYRTSPRSATGFSPYSLVYGSDVVSPVEITIPTARVSAVNDLEWNAVACSDWRLLDLEALDEKRAEAERRTSLYHETVTRAYNRTVKPRAFKEGDLVLKVVEHVRRQISGPSKFAPQWEGPFAVKEVYSSGYYRLVSVKEGTLTDLINGKWLKLYYC; encoded by the coding sequence ATGCAAGCAAACAGCCAGGAAAATCGAGAAGACCAGGCGCCCCAGCCTTGTACTTTCCAGGAGCCAATGATAGCACCTAAGCACTTACAGGACGGATCAACAGCGGTAGCTGAGCAGCTGGAGACAATTGATTTAAGTGATGGTTCCCTTGCCCCGAGACCCATCTCCATCAGCATCCATTTGACAAACGAAGAGAAGAAGGCTTTGGTATCGTTGTTGAAGGAATTTCGGGATGTGTTTGCTTGGAGCTACGAGGAAATGCCCGGCTTAAATCCAAGCTTGGTAAGTCATACTTTGAATATTGAGCTTGGTACAAGACCTGTTGTGCAGCCGAGGAGAAACTTTCATCCTGAGATTGAAAAGCAAATTAAGGTGGAAATTGAGAAGCTGTTAGCTGCCGGATTCATCAAGCCAATCAAGCATCCAACGTGGCTAGCAAATATTGTCCCTGTGAAAAAGAAGACCGGAGTAATTCGAATATGTACGGACTACCGAGACCTCAACCGAGCTTGTCCAAAAGATGAATTTCCGCTGCCCAACATGGATATCTTGATCGATTCGACCTCGGGTCAAGGCATGCTGTCATTCATGGATGGGTTTAGTGGCTACAATCAGATCAAAATGTCACCCAAAGATGCAGAGAAAACAGCCTTTCGAACGCCATATGGGAACTTTTATTACACAGTCATGCCGTTTGGCCTAAAAAATGCTGGCGCTACCTATCAAAGAGCCATGACAGCAGTGTTTCACGACATGATGGGGAAAGAAGTCGAAGATTATGTGGATGATCTTGTGGTGAAGTCCAAAACCAGAGAAGGCCATCAAGAAGTTTTGAGGAGGGTGCTGGAAAGATGCCGGCTGTACGGATTGAAGATGAATCCAAAGAAATGCGCATTCGGGGTGTCATCCGGTAAATTCTTGGGATTCCAAGTACACCAGCGTGGCATAGATGTGGATCCCGAGAAGACTAGAGCCATAAATTCTCTTGTGCCACCTAGAAAttcaaaagaattaaaaagctTCATGGGAAGATTATCGTATATTCGACGCTTCATTCCGGGCCTCGCTGCCACTATGAGTGTTTTTACTCCCTTGCTCAAAAAGGGTAAGCCATACAAATGGAGCAGGAAGTGTCAAGAGGCCTATGAGCAAGTGCAGCAAATAATCACTAAGCTGCCCACCATGAGAGCTCCTATTCCGGGACTCCCACTCAAACTTTACTTGGCCGCAACAAATACAGCAGTAGGGGCCTTGCTTGCTCAAGATGGTCACAGTGGAGAGGAAAGTCCTATTTATTATGTGAGCAGGCAACTAAGAGGAGCTGAAGCAAAATACCCGAAGACGGAACTCTTGTGCCTTGCTCTTGTCTATGCTGCACAACGCTTGCGACATTACTTCCTTGCTCACAAATTACAGCTCATGGTGAAATCTGACCCCGTGAGATATTTGCTCACGAGGCCGGTATTATCCGGACGTCTTGCGCGTTGGTTGTTACAGTTGTCCGAATTCGATATCACATGCACCACTCCTAAGGCAATCAAGGGACAAGCCGTGATTGACATGCTGGCTTTATTTCCTGAAGTCGAAGAATCAACTGCCTCTCAGGAAGTTCCGGGGGAACTGCCGGAAATGATTGCTGTCGTCACGGAAGCAGAACCATGGACCCTTTATTTTGATGGGTCCTCCACAATGAAGGGTGGAGGAGCAGGTGTAGTGCTCATTAATCCTGAAGGGCAAGCTACAGCCCTCTCATTCAAGCTGAATTTTCCCTGCACAAATAATATGGCGGAGTATGAAGCTTTTATCATGGGAATGTCCACAGCGAGGGAGATGGGTGtagagaaaattaaagttatcGGAGACTCGAATCTGGTGCTGAGTCAATTGCAAGGGAATTTTGCCGTGAAGGAATCAACATTGGCGCCATATCGTACAGTTGCTGAGAGGCTTGTTCAGTCTTTCAAACAAGTAGTGTTGGAACATATTCCGGGGGTTACCAATAGGTACGCTGACGCATTGGCTACTTTGGGGTCAAAGCTCTCATTTGTTGAGGGACAACCCAGCATTACTGTGATCAAGAAGGATATGCCAGTGATAGAAGTAATGGTTGAAGTGGAGCAGCTAGAGGAGAATGACTGGAGAAGGtctgtaaaagaaaaaataggtaaGGGAAGTGATATCAAGGAGTTAAAAGATTATGTGATCATCTTTGAGGAGCTGTACAGGCGCCTTCCAGGAGGTATTTTGACCCGCTGCATAGGGACAACAGAGGCACGAGTGAAGCTCCAAGAAGTGCATGAGGCCACTTGCAATTTGGAACCAATAATCAGCTTGTATCGACGTTTGCAACGCAAGGGTTATTACTGGCCAGAGATGAGAAAACAAGCAGCTGAAACACAAGCTAATTGTCCCAAGTGTGCAACGATGCCCTCCACCGAAGAATCATTCACCATCTCGTTTACGGAGGATTGGAGGGCTCCGTACTTGGCATCCTTCATCAATGGAGTCCTGCCAACCAATCCTAAGCATGCTCGCAAGCTCAAAAGGACAATGAGAAGATATTTCATAGATGGGTCGACCCTCTACCGTAAAGGATTTAATGGTGAGCCGTTAAAATGCTTGGGAGAATCAGAGGCACAGCAAGTTATGCAAGAAATTCATGCTGGAGAATGTGGTGAGCATCAAGGAATGAAGAAGCTTTACCGGCAGCTATTGAGTATTGGGTATTATTGGCCTACAATGAAGAACGACGCATACAATTTTGTGAAGAAATGCCACACATGCCAAGTTCATGCCAATTTAAGTCACAAGCCGCCCACGCTGCTGCAGGACATGCGTACTCCTTGGCCCTTTCACACTTGGGGGCTTGACTTGATCGGCACTATTCACCCACCGTCCGACGGCTACATATGGATCCTCACAGCCACTGAGTATTTCACAAAGTGGGTTGAGGCAGTCCCTCTTCGAAAGGCCACGGGAGCTGCCATTGCAAATTTTATCCGTGAATATATTGTATGCAGATTTGGGATCCCGTATAAAATTGTCACCGACAATGGCACCCCGTTTGTCAATAAGCAAGTAAGTTCTACGCTTAGTGGATATGGTGTCAAGCATCGACGCTCCACGCCCTATTACCCACAAGGAAATGGTCAAGCGGAAGCCACGAATAAAACTTTGTTGAGAATCCTAAGCAAAATGGTGCATGAGTACGAAGGAGGCTGGAGTGTTCACCTGCCGGATGCCTTATGGGCTTACCGCACCTCTCCAAGAAGCGCCACAGGCTTTTCACCCTATTCACTTGTCTATGGGTCCGACGTTGTATCACCTGTTGAAATTACCATTCCCACCGCTAGAGTATCGGCCGTTAATGATCTCGAGTGGAATGCAGTGGCATGCTCAGATTGGCGCCTGCTGGACCTTGAAGCCCTGGATGAAAAAAGAGCTGAAGCAGAGAGGAGGACATCACTCTATCACGAAACTGTAACTCGAGCCTATAACAGGACAGTCAAGCCTCGTGCCTTCAAAGAGGGAGACCTCGTGCTAAAAGTTGTGGAGCATGTAAGAAGACAGATATCGGGACCTTCCAAGTTTGCCCCACAATGGGAAGGCCCGTTTGCAGTCAAGGAAGTTTACAGCAGCGGCTATTATCGCTTGGTCTCTGTCAAAGAAGGCACGCTAACGGATCTCATTAATGGAAAGTGGCTCAAGCTTTACTACTGCTAA